A stretch of DNA from Lycium ferocissimum isolate CSIRO_LF1 chromosome 4, AGI_CSIRO_Lferr_CH_V1, whole genome shotgun sequence:
AAACCTACCGGAACTCGGAAATGACGCAATTCTGTCAACGTAATCCCTTAACCAACTCCGTCCACCGGACACGTCAGTAGTTATATCATCATCACCGCTACATTCAGAAACACCTCTCTGATGAACAGACCCTATAGAAACCTCATGTCCTTCTTCATCAACAACATATTCAAATGAACCAATGGAATACGATCTACGCCCTTCGATATCTGACCCGACCCGTCTCCTACTTATACTACCCATTTCGACTCTAAAACTACCGCTACTACGAGTGCCAATAGTACGACTGTCTGTTGCCAATACTTTGCTGACTATATCGGCATCGGTAGGGTTCACATTAGACCGGCAGAGAGGACAAGTCTGGTTAGTTACAAGCCACGTGTCGATACATTCACTATGAAAAGCATGACAACAAAGCGGAAGCAAACGTAGCTTATCATGTGGTTCGAATTTCGAGAGGCAAACTGCACAGTCAATGCCAGCCAAATTATTACCAGTCACTGAACCGAAACTGAATAGCGGCAATGACTCAACTAGTTGACCCGAAAATCGATGTGATACTACGACATCATTTGTGGTTGAGTAAGTTCGGGAGAGTAGGCGAAGGAGGAGGTAAATGGAAACAGAAAGTATAATGGCGGATGCAACA
This window harbors:
- the LOC132054936 gene encoding E3 ubiquitin-protein ligase ATL4-like, translating into MSAYYTQPPPMYFTSVNGGTIPSTAVYISNDNSPSSSSSSSSSSSSSSSSIMIVIIVVASAIILSVSIYLLLRLLSRTYSTTNDVVVSHRFSGQLVESLPLFSFGSVTGNNLAGIDCAVCLSKFEPHDKLRLLPLCCHAFHSECIDTWLVTNQTCPLCRSNVNPTDADIVSKVLATDSRTIGTRSSGSFRVEMGSISRRRVGSDIEGRRSYSIGSFEYVVDEEGHEVSIGSVHQRGVSECSGDDDITTDVSGGRSWLRDYVDRIASFPSSGRFSSRRSDVIVPIDDDNLEAGQIGVEISEYFRWLSGV